A stretch of the Hippocampus zosterae strain Florida chromosome 18, ASM2543408v3, whole genome shotgun sequence genome encodes the following:
- the opn4xa gene encoding opsin 4xa isoform X1 produces the protein MDRQHSFYRQVDVQDHVHYIVAFFVLVIGTVGVTGNALVMYAFFCNKKLRTPPNFFIMNLAVSDFLMAITQSPIFFVNSLYKGWIFGETGCKMYAFCGALFGITSMINLLAISVDRYIVITKPLRALHWTSKRRTCFIICLVWLYSLAWSLAPLLGWSSYIPEGLMTSCTWDYVTSTPANKSYTLMLCCFVFFIPLGIISYCYLCMFLATRRASREVEKLGSQVRKSTLIQQQTIKTEWKLAKIAFVVIIVFVLSWSPYACVTLIAWAGYASILDPYSKAVPAVIAKASAIYNPFIYAIIHSKYRDTLAEKVPCLHFLGQAPRRDAMSMSQSQSFFRDSVLSRQSSASKNTFLQVSSSLSTMDTQVCSDVELDPMDRNPCLRSSYSLGALKKKDQPQ, from the exons ATGGACCGGCAACACAGCTTCTATCGGCAGGTGGATGTCCAGGACCACGTCCACTACATTGTCGCTTTTTTTGTCCTGGTGATCGGAACAGTGGGTGTGACCGGAAATGCCTTAGTCATGTACGCCTTTTTCTG TAACAAGAAGCTACGCACTCCTCCCAATTTTTTCATCATGAACCTGGCCGTCAGCGACTTCCTCATGGCCATCACTCAGTCGCCCATCTTCTTTGTCAACTCCCTCTACAAGGGCTGGATTTTTGGAGAAACgg GTTGTAAAATGTACGCCTTCTGCGGAGCTTTATTCGGAATCACGTCCATGATCAACCTTCTGGCCATCTCTGTGGATCGCTACATCGTCATCACCAAGCCTCTGCGGGCCTTACATTGGACCTCAAAGCGACGCACTTGCTTCATCATTTGTTTGGTGTGGCTGTACTCGCTGGCCTGGAGCCTGGCACCACTTCTGGGGTGGA GTTCTTACATACCAGAAGGCCTGATGACTTCGTGCACGTGGGACTACGTCACGTCGACTCCCGCCAATAAAAGCTACACTTTAATGCTGTGCTGCTTTGTCTTCTTCATCCCACTGGGCATCATCTCCTACTGCTATCTGTGCATGTTCCTGGCGACTCGCCGCGCCAGCAG GGAAGTGGAGAAGTTGGGCTCTCAGGTGAGGAAGTCAACGCTGATCCAGCAGCAGACCATCAAGACCGAGTGGAAGTTGGCCAAGATTGCCTTTGTTGTGATCATCGTGTTTGTGCTCTCCTGGTCACCCTACGCGTGTGTCACACTCATTGCGTGGGCGGg cTATGCAAGCATCCTGGACCCCTACTCCAAAGCCGTCCCAGCGGTTATTGCCAAGGCCTCAGCCATTTACAACCCTTTCATCTATGCCATCATTCATTCGAAATACAG GGACACTCTGGCCGAAAAAGTCCCCTGTCTACACTTCCTCGGCCAGGCCCCCCGGAGGGACGCCATGTCAATGTCACAGAGCCAATCCTTCTTCAGGGACTCGGTGCTAAGCAGACAATCGTCTGCCTCCAAAAATACGTTTCTACAGGTTTCCTCGTCTTTATCCACAATGGACACT CAGGTTTGCAGTGATGTGGAGCTGGATCCAATGGACCGGAACCCTTGTCTGAGGTCCAGCTATTCCCTCGGGGCGCTGAAGAAAAAGGATCAACCGCAATGA
- the opn4xa gene encoding opsin 4xa isoform X2, producing the protein MDRQHSFYRQVDVQDHVHYIVAFFVLVIGTVGVTGNALVMYAFFCNKKLRTPPNFFIMNLAVSDFLMAITQSPIFFVNSLYKGWIFGETGCKMYAFCGALFGITSMINLLAISVDRYIVITKPLRALHWTSKRRTCFIICLVWLYSLAWSLAPLLGWSSYIPEGLMTSCTWDYVTSTPANKSYTLMLCCFVFFIPLGIISYCYLCMFLATRRASREVEKLGSQVRKSTLIQQQTIKTEWKLAKIAFVVIIVFVLSWSPYACVTLIAWAGYASILDPYSKAVPAVIAKASAIYNPFIYAIIHSKYRDTLAEKVPCLHFLGQAPRRDAMSMSQSQSFFRDSVLSRQSSASKNTFLQVSSSLSTMDTVCSDVELDPMDRNPCLRSSYSLGALKKKDQPQ; encoded by the exons ATGGACCGGCAACACAGCTTCTATCGGCAGGTGGATGTCCAGGACCACGTCCACTACATTGTCGCTTTTTTTGTCCTGGTGATCGGAACAGTGGGTGTGACCGGAAATGCCTTAGTCATGTACGCCTTTTTCTG TAACAAGAAGCTACGCACTCCTCCCAATTTTTTCATCATGAACCTGGCCGTCAGCGACTTCCTCATGGCCATCACTCAGTCGCCCATCTTCTTTGTCAACTCCCTCTACAAGGGCTGGATTTTTGGAGAAACgg GTTGTAAAATGTACGCCTTCTGCGGAGCTTTATTCGGAATCACGTCCATGATCAACCTTCTGGCCATCTCTGTGGATCGCTACATCGTCATCACCAAGCCTCTGCGGGCCTTACATTGGACCTCAAAGCGACGCACTTGCTTCATCATTTGTTTGGTGTGGCTGTACTCGCTGGCCTGGAGCCTGGCACCACTTCTGGGGTGGA GTTCTTACATACCAGAAGGCCTGATGACTTCGTGCACGTGGGACTACGTCACGTCGACTCCCGCCAATAAAAGCTACACTTTAATGCTGTGCTGCTTTGTCTTCTTCATCCCACTGGGCATCATCTCCTACTGCTATCTGTGCATGTTCCTGGCGACTCGCCGCGCCAGCAG GGAAGTGGAGAAGTTGGGCTCTCAGGTGAGGAAGTCAACGCTGATCCAGCAGCAGACCATCAAGACCGAGTGGAAGTTGGCCAAGATTGCCTTTGTTGTGATCATCGTGTTTGTGCTCTCCTGGTCACCCTACGCGTGTGTCACACTCATTGCGTGGGCGGg cTATGCAAGCATCCTGGACCCCTACTCCAAAGCCGTCCCAGCGGTTATTGCCAAGGCCTCAGCCATTTACAACCCTTTCATCTATGCCATCATTCATTCGAAATACAG GGACACTCTGGCCGAAAAAGTCCCCTGTCTACACTTCCTCGGCCAGGCCCCCCGGAGGGACGCCATGTCAATGTCACAGAGCCAATCCTTCTTCAGGGACTCGGTGCTAAGCAGACAATCGTCTGCCTCCAAAAATACGTTTCTACAGGTTTCCTCGTCTTTATCCACAATGGACACT GTTTGCAGTGATGTGGAGCTGGATCCAATGGACCGGAACCCTTGTCTGAGGTCCAGCTATTCCCTCGGGGCGCTGAAGAAAAAGGATCAACCGCAATGA